The following proteins are co-located in the Trichormus variabilis 0441 genome:
- the rsgA gene encoding small ribosomal subunit biogenesis GTPase RsgA: MRVFTTGQLLGTVVAVQANFYKVQLDQDVREPGSRGAGEEVHLDSPLPLYPLSLLLCTRRTRLKKIGQQVMVGDRVVVEEPDWAGGRGAIAEVLSRQTQLDRPPIANADQILLVFAVADPPLEPYQLSRFLVKAETTGLDVVLCLNKSDLVSPEIQQQISDRLLAWGYQPLFISVEKQINIDQIAKYLSNKITVVAGPSGVGKSSLINALIPDINLRVGEVSGKLARGRHTTRHVELFELPNGGLLADTPGFNQPDVDCSPEELVHYFPEARERLAVASCRFNDCLHRDEPDCAVRGDWERYEHYLEFLADAIARQTQLYQQADPESTLKLKTKGKGQSQYEPKLESKKYRRTSRRTQVQGLQDLYQEEE, translated from the coding sequence ATGAGAGTTTTCACCACTGGACAGTTATTGGGTACGGTTGTAGCCGTGCAAGCCAATTTTTACAAAGTACAGTTAGACCAAGATGTGAGGGAGCCGGGGAGCAGAGGAGCAGGGGAAGAGGTACATTTAGATTCTCCTTTGCCCCTCTATCCTCTGTCTCTTCTTCTTTGTACTCGCAGAACCCGATTGAAAAAAATCGGGCAACAGGTGATGGTGGGCGATCGCGTGGTTGTAGAGGAGCCAGATTGGGCAGGAGGACGGGGGGCGATCGCTGAGGTTTTATCGCGGCAAACTCAGTTAGATAGACCGCCAATCGCCAATGCTGACCAAATCCTACTGGTTTTTGCTGTGGCTGATCCTCCCCTAGAACCTTATCAACTCAGCCGATTTCTCGTGAAGGCGGAAACCACTGGTTTAGATGTGGTTTTATGCTTAAATAAAAGCGATCTAGTTTCACCAGAAATACAGCAACAAATTAGCGATCGCCTATTAGCTTGGGGTTATCAACCCTTATTTATTAGCGTCGAAAAGCAAATAAATATTGACCAAATCGCCAAATATCTCAGCAATAAAATTACTGTAGTTGCTGGCCCTTCCGGTGTGGGTAAATCTAGCTTGATTAATGCTCTGATTCCCGACATTAACCTGCGCGTGGGGGAGGTTTCCGGTAAACTGGCTCGTGGTCGTCATACCACCCGCCATGTGGAGTTATTTGAGTTACCCAACGGTGGTTTACTGGCAGATACGCCGGGATTTAATCAGCCTGATGTGGATTGTAGCCCAGAAGAATTAGTACATTATTTCCCAGAAGCCAGAGAACGTTTAGCTGTTGCTAGTTGTCGGTTTAACGACTGCTTACATCGAGACGAGCCAGATTGTGCTGTGCGTGGTGATTGGGAACGATACGAACATTATCTAGAATTTTTAGCAGATGCGATCGCCCGGCAAACTCAACTTTACCAACAAGCCGATCCCGAATCTACATTAAAGCTCAAAACCAAAGGCAAAGGTCAAAGCCAATATGAACCCAAACTAGAAAGTAAAAAATATCGCCGCACCTCCCGACGCACTCAAGTACAAGGTTTGCAAGATTTGTATCAAGAGGAAGAGTAG
- a CDS encoding glycoside hydrolase family 57 protein has product MAIGYVALVLHAHLPFVRHPESDYVLEEEWLYEAITETYIPLLKVFEGLKRDGIDFKITMSMTPPLVSMLRDPLLQERYDAHLAQLEELIELEAERNAQNGHLRYLAEHYATEFNEARQMWERYNGDLVTAFKQFQDTNNLEIITCGATHGYLPLMKMYPQAVWAQIQVACEHYEETFGRPPKGIWLPECAYYEGLERMLADAGLRYFLTDGHGILYARPRPRFGTYAPIFTETGVAAFGRDHESSQQVWSSEVGYPGAAEYREFYKDLGWEAEYEYIKPYIMPNGQRKNTGIKYHKITGRGLGLSDKALYDPYWAREKAAEHAANFMYNRERQAEHLYGIMQRPPIIVSPYDAELFGHWWYEGPWFIDYLFRKSWYDQGTYAMTHLADYLRAEPTQQVCRPSQSSWGYKGFHEYWLNETNAWIYPHLHKAAERMIEISTLEPEDELGWRALNQAARELLLAQSSDWAFIMRTGTMVPYAVRRTRSHLMRFNKLYEDAKVGKFDSGWLEKVELMDNIFPNINYRVYRPL; this is encoded by the coding sequence ATGGCTATCGGCTACGTCGCGCTCGTACTTCACGCACATCTACCCTTCGTTCGTCACCCAGAAAGTGACTACGTGCTAGAGGAAGAATGGCTCTATGAAGCCATCACCGAAACATACATTCCCTTATTGAAAGTATTTGAGGGCTTAAAGCGAGACGGCATCGACTTTAAAATTACTATGAGTATGACACCGCCTCTTGTGTCGATGCTCCGCGATCCTCTATTGCAAGAACGCTATGACGCACACTTAGCCCAACTCGAAGAATTGATAGAACTGGAAGCCGAACGTAATGCCCAAAATGGACACCTGCGTTACTTAGCTGAACACTACGCCACTGAGTTTAACGAAGCGCGTCAGATGTGGGAGCGCTACAACGGTGATTTGGTAACAGCTTTTAAGCAGTTCCAAGATACTAACAACCTAGAGATTATCACTTGTGGTGCTACCCACGGCTATTTGCCACTGATGAAGATGTATCCCCAAGCGGTGTGGGCGCAAATTCAGGTGGCTTGCGAACACTACGAGGAAACTTTTGGTCGTCCACCCAAAGGTATTTGGTTACCGGAATGCGCCTACTATGAAGGTTTGGAACGGATGCTGGCTGATGCTGGTTTACGTTACTTCCTTACTGATGGGCATGGTATTTTGTATGCTCGTCCTCGTCCTCGGTTCGGCACTTATGCGCCAATTTTTACGGAAACTGGTGTTGCTGCTTTTGGTCGAGATCATGAATCTTCTCAGCAGGTATGGTCTTCTGAGGTTGGTTATCCAGGTGCGGCAGAATATCGAGAATTTTATAAAGATTTGGGTTGGGAGGCTGAGTATGAATACATCAAGCCCTACATCATGCCCAACGGTCAACGTAAAAATACAGGTATTAAGTATCACAAAATTACTGGGCGCGGTTTAGGTTTATCAGATAAAGCACTATACGATCCTTACTGGGCAAGGGAAAAGGCGGCAGAACACGCGGCTAATTTTATGTATAATCGTGAACGCCAAGCAGAGCATCTGTATGGAATTATGCAGCGTCCGCCGATTATCGTTTCGCCCTACGATGCAGAATTGTTTGGTCATTGGTGGTATGAAGGCCCTTGGTTCATCGATTACCTGTTCCGCAAGTCTTGGTACGACCAAGGAACTTATGCGATGACTCATTTGGCAGACTATTTACGAGCAGAACCGACACAACAAGTCTGTCGTCCTTCCCAGTCAAGCTGGGGTTATAAGGGTTTCCATGAATATTGGTTGAATGAAACAAATGCTTGGATTTATCCACATTTGCACAAAGCGGCTGAACGCATGATCGAAATATCTACCCTAGAACCAGAAGATGAGTTGGGATGGAGGGCGCTTAACCAAGCAGCAAGAGAACTGCTGTTGGCACAATCTTCTGACTGGGCATTTATTATGCGGACGGGAACAATGGTTCCTTATGCTGTGAGACGGACGCGATCGCACCTCATGCGTTTTAATAAGCTATACGAAGATGCTAAAGTTGGCAAGTTTGACAGTGGTTGGTTAGAAAAAGTTGAGTTGATGGATAATATTTTCCCCAATATTAATTATCGGGTTTACCGTCCTTTGTAA
- a CDS encoding photosystem II protein, Psb35-related, with protein sequence MAILFAVLLLGWVAASVIGSLAYFLGEQKKPIHERNWRSESFEKLAKSITGMEIDYSDRAPAYAMDAYTSRTLPQ encoded by the coding sequence ATGGCTATCTTATTTGCAGTATTACTTTTAGGTTGGGTTGCAGCTTCGGTTATAGGTTCTCTTGCTTACTTCTTGGGAGAACAGAAAAAGCCCATCCATGAGCGTAACTGGCGTTCTGAGTCTTTTGAGAAGTTGGCTAAGTCTATCACTGGGATGGAAATAGACTACAGCGATCGCGCTCCTGCTTATGCGATGGATGCGTATACCAGCAGGACTCTGCCCCAATAG
- the petA gene encoding cytochrome f, with the protein MRNACTRARLTRTARAMVKTLFIAIASVTFFFTSDLALPQSAAAYPFWAQQTYPETPREPTGRIVCANCHLAAKPTEVEVPQSVLPDTVFKAVVKIPYDTSVQQVGADGSKVGLNVGAVLMLPEGFKIAPEDRIPEELKEEIGDVYFQPYGEDKDNIVIVGPLPGEQYQEIVFPVLSPNPANDKNIHFGKYSVHVGGNRGRGQVYPTGEKSNNNLYSAAATGTISKIAKQEGEDGSVKYLVDIKTESGEVVSDTIPAGPELIVSEGQAVKAGDALTNNPNVGGFGQLDAEIVLQDANRVGWLIAFVALVMLAQVMLVLKKKQVEKVQAAEMNF; encoded by the coding sequence ATGAGAAATGCTTGTACAAGAGCGAGGTTAACTCGCACTGCTAGAGCAATGGTAAAAACATTGTTCATAGCGATCGCCAGCGTGACATTTTTCTTCACCAGCGACTTAGCCCTTCCCCAATCAGCTGCTGCATATCCTTTCTGGGCGCAGCAAACTTACCCAGAAACCCCCCGCGAACCGACAGGTAGAATTGTTTGCGCTAACTGTCACCTAGCAGCGAAGCCCACAGAAGTAGAAGTTCCTCAATCCGTACTACCCGATACCGTATTTAAAGCCGTTGTTAAAATCCCTTACGACACCAGCGTGCAACAAGTTGGTGCTGATGGCTCTAAGGTCGGCTTAAACGTCGGTGCTGTACTGATGTTACCCGAAGGCTTCAAGATTGCTCCTGAAGACCGCATTCCCGAAGAACTGAAAGAAGAAATCGGCGATGTTTACTTCCAACCCTACGGCGAAGATAAAGACAACATCGTCATCGTCGGGCCTTTACCCGGTGAACAGTACCAGGAAATCGTCTTCCCTGTTCTTTCTCCCAACCCCGCCAACGACAAGAACATTCACTTCGGTAAATATTCAGTTCATGTTGGTGGCAACCGGGGACGTGGACAAGTTTATCCCACAGGTGAAAAGAGCAACAACAACCTTTATAGCGCTGCTGCTACTGGGACAATTAGCAAGATTGCCAAACAAGAAGGCGAAGATGGTAGCGTTAAATATCTAGTAGACATCAAAACTGAGTCTGGAGAAGTTGTCAGCGACACTATTCCTGCAGGCCCAGAACTGATTGTTTCTGAAGGACAAGCTGTCAAAGCAGGCGACGCTTTGACCAATAACCCCAACGTTGGTGGTTTCGGTCAATTAGACGCAGAAATCGTTCTCCAAGATGCTAATAGAGTTGGCTGGTTGATTGCTTTCGTTGCTCTGGTGATGTTAGCTCAAGTCATGCTAGTTCTGAAGAAGAAGCAGGTGGAAAAAGTCCAAGCTGCGGAAATGAATTTCTAA
- the petC gene encoding cytochrome b6-f complex iron-sulfur subunit: MAQFSESVDVPDMGRRQFMNLLTFGTVTGVALGALYPVVNYFIPPATGGAGGGTTAKDELGNDVSVSKFLESHNVGDRTLVQGLKGDPTYIVVESKEAITDYGINAVCTHLGCVVPWNAAENKFKCPCHGSQYDATGKVVRGPAPKSLALSHAKTENDKIVLTPWTETDFRTGEEPWWS, from the coding sequence ATGGCTCAATTTTCTGAATCCGTAGACGTTCCCGATATGGGGCGACGTCAGTTCATGAACCTGCTAACTTTTGGAACCGTCACTGGTGTGGCTCTGGGTGCATTGTATCCCGTTGTCAATTACTTTATTCCACCTGCAACTGGTGGCGCTGGTGGCGGTACAACAGCAAAAGATGAGCTGGGCAACGATGTTAGCGTCAGCAAATTTCTAGAAAGCCATAATGTAGGCGATCGCACTCTAGTTCAAGGACTCAAGGGCGACCCCACCTATATCGTGGTAGAAAGCAAAGAAGCCATCACAGATTATGGCATCAACGCCGTCTGCACCCACTTGGGTTGCGTCGTCCCCTGGAACGCGGCAGAAAACAAATTTAAATGCCCTTGCCACGGTTCTCAATACGATGCAACGGGTAAGGTTGTTCGCGGCCCAGCACCAAAGTCTCTGGCTTTGAGTCACGCTAAAACCGAAAACGACAAAATCGTTTTAACTCCTTGGACTGAAACCGACTTCCGCACCGGTGAAGAACCCTGGTGGTCTTAA
- a CDS encoding DUF3067 family protein → MTGQELRQLLLDKWGYSYDVQFRRTQGKIFLQVMWKYLEQASFPMSETEYQEHLDSVANYLHALGGAVQVKTFITQTKERPRLGKAVSIPLDLGERASEWII, encoded by the coding sequence ATGACAGGACAGGAATTACGCCAACTATTGCTGGATAAATGGGGATACTCTTATGATGTCCAGTTTCGCCGGACACAAGGCAAGATATTTTTACAAGTCATGTGGAAATACTTGGAGCAAGCTTCTTTCCCTATGAGTGAAACCGAATATCAAGAGCATCTTGATAGTGTCGCCAATTACCTTCATGCTTTAGGTGGTGCAGTCCAAGTGAAAACATTTATTACACAAACAAAAGAGCGCCCTCGACTCGGTAAAGCTGTGAGCATACCTCTAGATCTGGGTGAACGTGCATCTGAATGGATTATCTGA
- the tatC gene encoding twin-arginine translocase subunit TatC, whose amino-acid sequence MTPSQEVDTRTTPEIDTEGYGNSDIDSLDELPGEVEMSLFDHLEELRQRIFYSLIAVAVGVVGCFFAVKPIVQLLEVPAQGVKFLQLAPGEYFFVSLKVAGYTGLLLSSPFILYQIILFVLPGLTRRERGLLGPIVLGSSVLFAAGLVFAYLLLIPAALNFFISYGADVVEQLWSIDKYFEFVLLLLFSTGLAFQVPIIQLLLANLGIVSSQRMISGWRFVIMAAVVLGAVLTPSTDPLTQSLLAGAVLTLYFGGIGLVKLTGK is encoded by the coding sequence ATGACACCCTCACAAGAAGTAGATACAAGAACCACTCCTGAGATTGATACAGAAGGATACGGCAACTCAGATATTGATTCTCTCGATGAGTTGCCTGGTGAAGTCGAAATGTCTCTATTCGACCACCTAGAAGAATTAAGACAGCGCATCTTTTATTCACTGATTGCCGTAGCAGTGGGTGTAGTTGGCTGCTTCTTCGCCGTCAAGCCAATTGTTCAATTACTAGAAGTCCCAGCTCAAGGCGTTAAATTTCTCCAGCTAGCCCCCGGAGAATATTTCTTTGTTTCTCTCAAAGTTGCAGGCTACACTGGCTTGTTACTTTCTAGTCCTTTCATTCTCTACCAAATTATTTTGTTTGTTCTCCCTGGATTAACTCGGCGCGAACGTGGTCTACTTGGGCCTATTGTTTTAGGGTCAAGTGTGCTGTTTGCCGCCGGTTTAGTCTTTGCTTATTTACTTTTGATTCCCGCCGCTTTGAATTTTTTCATCAGTTACGGCGCGGATGTAGTCGAACAACTGTGGTCTATCGACAAATATTTTGAATTTGTACTATTGCTTTTATTTAGTACTGGGTTGGCTTTCCAAGTTCCCATCATCCAACTTTTACTAGCTAATTTAGGTATCGTTTCATCCCAAAGAATGATTTCTGGCTGGCGATTTGTAATTATGGCAGCCGTAGTTTTAGGTGCTGTACTTACACCTTCCACAGACCCCCTAACTCAAAGTCTTTTGGCAGGCGCAGTACTTACCCTTTACTTTGGTGGTATTGGTTTAGTGAAGCTCACAGGTAAATGA
- a CDS encoding HNH endonuclease, giving the protein MGKVLVLNASYEPLNITSWRRAVVLLIKGKAERVEHNGSFLYSDFPLPTVIRLRHYVRVPYKEIPLTRRNILHRDGHTCQYCGYTGDELTLDHVNPRSRGGGDSWENIVTACVRCNVKKGSRTPQEARMPLRHLPRQPYSSLYFEVSKHLKNGLHQEWQKYVIGL; this is encoded by the coding sequence ATGGGTAAGGTTTTAGTCCTAAACGCCTCTTACGAACCGCTCAACATAACGAGCTGGCGACGCGCTGTAGTTCTGTTAATCAAAGGCAAAGCAGAACGCGTTGAACATAACGGTAGTTTTCTTTACTCAGACTTTCCGTTACCAACTGTAATCCGGTTGCGTCATTACGTCCGCGTTCCATACAAGGAAATTCCTCTGACCCGTCGCAATATATTGCATCGTGACGGACATACTTGCCAATACTGTGGCTATACCGGGGACGAACTGACATTGGATCATGTAAATCCGCGATCGCGCGGCGGTGGTGATAGCTGGGAAAATATTGTAACGGCTTGCGTGCGTTGCAATGTCAAGAAAGGCAGTCGCACACCCCAAGAGGCACGTATGCCTTTGCGCCATCTTCCTCGTCAACCCTATAGCAGTCTGTATTTTGAGGTCAGCAAGCATCTCAAAAATGGATTGCATCAAGAGTGGCAAAAATATGTTATAGGACTTTGA
- the alr gene encoding alanine racemase encodes MLSRQQASSMAAHQQCDTYAWFSQRAWVEIDLEALSHNVQQLKQFLSPRTQLMAVVKADAYGHGAVTVAQTALQAGASCLGVATVPEGIQLREAGMQAPILILGATHTPEQIQAIAQWQLQPTIGSPKQALIFSNTLETIQHDSPVPVHIKLDTGMSRLGTNWQQAGEFVQLVERLPHLNIASVYSHLATADSPDPGIMEEQYRRFEEAIAQIKALSIKIPCLHLANSAATLADPRLHYDMVRVGLAVYGLYPAPHLQKKISLKPVIQVQARVTHVKTIAAGTGVSYGHQFIAPHEMRLAVVGIGYADGIPRNLSNKMQVLIRGQRVPQIGAITMDQLMIDVSALPDLQEGEIVTLLGKQGKEKITADDWAEELNTISWEILCGFKHRLPRVGVM; translated from the coding sequence ATGTTAAGTCGCCAACAAGCCTCAAGTATGGCTGCTCATCAACAGTGTGATACCTATGCTTGGTTTTCACAACGCGCTTGGGTGGAAATTGACCTAGAGGCGTTGTCGCACAATGTCCAGCAACTGAAGCAGTTTTTATCACCGCGTACTCAGTTAATGGCGGTAGTCAAAGCAGATGCTTATGGTCATGGTGCTGTAACGGTGGCGCAGACAGCATTACAAGCAGGTGCTAGTTGTTTGGGTGTCGCCACTGTTCCGGAGGGTATTCAACTGCGAGAGGCGGGTATGCAAGCGCCCATTTTGATTTTAGGGGCTACCCATACACCAGAACAAATTCAGGCGATCGCTCAATGGCAACTACAACCAACTATTGGTAGTCCTAAACAAGCTTTAATATTTTCCAATACCTTGGAGACTATCCAGCATGATTCTCCTGTACCCGTACATATTAAGTTAGATACAGGGATGTCTAGACTTGGGACTAACTGGCAACAAGCAGGGGAATTTGTACAGTTAGTAGAGCGTTTACCCCATTTGAATATTGCTAGCGTTTACTCCCACCTAGCAACAGCAGATAGCCCAGATCCAGGGATTATGGAAGAACAGTATAGAAGATTTGAGGAGGCGATCGCTCAAATCAAAGCTTTGAGTATTAAAATTCCCTGCCTGCATTTAGCAAACTCGGCTGCAACCTTGGCAGATCCAAGATTACACTACGATATGGTACGGGTAGGTTTAGCTGTGTATGGACTCTATCCAGCCCCTCATTTACAGAAGAAAATCAGCCTAAAACCAGTCATCCAAGTTCAGGCGCGAGTTACCCACGTCAAAACAATTGCTGCGGGTACTGGTGTAAGTTACGGACATCAATTTATTGCCCCCCATGAAATGCGCCTTGCTGTTGTCGGTATTGGTTACGCTGATGGAATACCGCGTAATTTATCCAACAAAATGCAGGTTTTAATTCGTGGTCAGCGAGTACCACAAATCGGTGCTATCACGATGGATCAGTTGATGATAGATGTTAGTGCTTTACCAGACCTACAAGAAGGGGAAATTGTCACCTTACTTGGGAAACAAGGAAAAGAAAAAATCACCGCCGATGATTGGGCAGAAGAGTTAAATACTATTTCCTGGGAAATTCTCTGTGGATTTAAACATCGCCTACCTCGTGTAGGAGTGATGTAA
- a CDS encoding ATP-binding protein, producing MAKLKIPKKTSTALINSLGAGVVPRLGVEHIAVGREKELKSLLQNLNDIAEGVAAFRFIIGNYGAGKSFILQMVRNRAMEQGFVVADVDLSSEHRLAGSNNEGLATYRELMSSLSTKTRPDGGALVSILEGWINKIQQEVVKETELRPNDEGFDDQVEAKIREVVQYIEDLVHGFDFGSIIIAYWRGYRLDDDDLKNSALRWLRGEFNTKTEARTALGVRIIIDDDSWYDYIKLLAKFVAEIGYKGLLILMDEAVNLYQISTTVTREKNYNRLLAMFNDTMQCKAEHLGIVIGGTTKFLEDPNRGLFADQAWRRRTKESRFAAQADIQEFIGPVIRLNPLSEAEILTLLQRLTEIHALHFGYDKILTNKELQEFVKEIVSRLGAEALLTPGEIVRDFISVLNILHHNQNIKFSELIHGSSFKPTAVGKDIGVDEDNAAEFSL from the coding sequence ATGGCAAAGCTCAAAATCCCGAAAAAAACCTCAACTGCTTTGATTAATTCACTAGGTGCAGGAGTAGTACCCAGATTAGGAGTAGAACATATAGCAGTTGGTCGAGAAAAAGAACTGAAAAGCCTATTACAAAATCTCAATGATATTGCCGAAGGCGTGGCAGCATTTCGTTTTATCATTGGTAACTATGGCGCGGGAAAAAGCTTCATCCTCCAGATGGTTCGTAACCGAGCAATGGAGCAAGGTTTTGTAGTTGCTGATGTTGATTTATCTTCTGAACATCGCCTAGCAGGAAGCAACAATGAAGGTCTAGCGACCTATCGAGAATTGATGAGTAGCCTTTCCACCAAAACCCGTCCTGATGGTGGTGCGTTAGTTTCAATTCTAGAAGGATGGATTAACAAAATTCAGCAAGAGGTCGTTAAAGAAACTGAGCTACGTCCCAATGATGAGGGTTTTGATGATCAAGTGGAAGCCAAAATTCGAGAAGTTGTTCAGTATATAGAAGACTTAGTTCATGGATTTGATTTTGGTAGTATTATTATTGCCTATTGGCGTGGCTACCGCTTAGATGATGATGATTTAAAAAATTCTGCACTGCGCTGGTTACGGGGAGAATTTAATACTAAAACTGAAGCCAGGACAGCTTTGGGCGTAAGGATAATCATTGATGATGATAGCTGGTATGACTATATTAAACTCCTAGCTAAATTCGTGGCAGAGATTGGTTATAAGGGATTACTAATTTTAATGGATGAAGCAGTTAATCTTTACCAAATATCTACTACAGTTACTCGTGAGAAGAACTATAACAGATTACTAGCAATGTTTAATGACACTATGCAGTGTAAAGCAGAACATTTAGGTATTGTTATAGGTGGGACAACAAAGTTTTTAGAAGACCCTAATCGAGGACTTTTTGCAGACCAAGCTTGGCGTAGACGCACAAAAGAGAGCCGCTTTGCTGCACAAGCAGATATACAAGAGTTTATTGGGCCGGTTATCCGCCTGAATCCTTTAAGTGAAGCAGAAATTCTGACACTTTTGCAGCGTTTAACTGAAATTCACGCCCTCCATTTTGGTTATGACAAGATTTTGACCAACAAAGAATTACAAGAATTTGTCAAAGAAATCGTCAGTCGTTTAGGCGCAGAAGCATTATTAACACCAGGAGAGATTGTGAGGGATTTTATTAGTGTGTTGAACATCCTACACCACAATCAAAACATTAAGTTTAGCGAGCTAATTCACGGTTCTAGTTTTAAACCTACTGCTGTGGGTAAAGATATCGGTGTAGACGAGGATAATGCAGCCGAATTTAGTTTGTGA
- a CDS encoding tellurite resistance TerB C-terminal domain-containing protein: MQQVIVSNRFILGIVAFSVSFGLSLVPKWNFSQAFFTGLITVVATYAAALFVDKRRRNYELLLLSSLRKRIQETEGLKSRLAREIEQLETHRSLLYTESQQLKNQILDGRSQRDSLHRDLGVFASQRKQIESEIANLKSIICSLEENQIELNNSLSTLASEKRRLESNHHVFRTEITQLQAQISDLNQEKQELENSITLLGRIKPQLEEKLYELRITIQNLESEKNKQSQILLDTSNEHERLAANIDYLQSQKTERHNELQQIQNEIFLLQQERDSLQNQVWELLQQIETFNQESISVNTSEQAGTFFPFLDVLENLDKLDAENDTTSPALPEEWHTLLKQLPSHEIQVLKVIIEQDNPQASIKKIAEANITMPNLLIDSINERANDTIGELIIETDIDVPKIYAEHIINVRNIVALYENFIARYASSN, from the coding sequence ATGCAACAAGTCATAGTAAGTAATCGATTTATTTTAGGCATAGTTGCCTTTAGTGTCAGTTTTGGTTTGAGCCTAGTTCCCAAATGGAATTTTAGTCAAGCTTTTTTCACAGGTTTAATTACAGTAGTAGCTACTTATGCAGCAGCCTTATTTGTAGATAAGCGACGGAGGAATTATGAACTATTACTTTTAAGTTCACTCCGCAAACGCATTCAAGAAACTGAGGGTCTGAAGTCCAGGCTGGCCAGAGAAATTGAACAACTAGAGACCCATCGCAGTTTATTATACACAGAGTCACAGCAGCTAAAAAATCAAATTTTAGATGGACGTAGTCAAAGAGATAGTTTACATCGGGATTTAGGAGTTTTTGCCAGTCAAAGAAAACAGATAGAGTCGGAAATCGCTAACCTAAAATCTATAATTTGTAGCTTAGAAGAAAATCAAATAGAACTGAACAATTCTTTATCTACGCTAGCATCGGAAAAACGTAGATTAGAATCTAACCATCATGTCTTTCGGACAGAAATTACTCAGTTACAAGCCCAAATTAGTGACCTGAATCAAGAAAAGCAAGAACTTGAAAACAGTATTACTTTGCTGGGAAGGATAAAACCTCAATTAGAAGAAAAACTTTATGAACTGCGAATTACTATACAAAATTTAGAATCAGAAAAAAACAAGCAATCTCAAATACTTCTAGATACTAGCAACGAACATGAAAGACTAGCTGCAAACATTGACTATTTACAAAGTCAAAAAACAGAACGCCACAACGAACTACAACAAATCCAAAATGAAATCTTTTTGTTGCAACAAGAACGAGACAGCCTGCAAAATCAAGTTTGGGAACTCTTACAACAAATAGAAACATTTAATCAAGAATCTATTTCTGTTAATACATCAGAACAAGCAGGAACATTTTTTCCCTTTTTAGATGTTCTCGAAAATTTAGATAAATTAGATGCTGAAAATGATACTACATCCCCAGCTTTACCCGAAGAATGGCATACATTATTAAAGCAATTACCTAGTCATGAAATTCAGGTATTAAAAGTTATCATAGAGCAAGACAATCCCCAAGCATCGATCAAAAAAATTGCTGAAGCTAATATCACTATGCCGAACTTGTTGATTGATTCCATCAATGAACGTGCTAATGACACTATTGGTGAATTAATAATTGAAACTGACATAGATGTACCAAAGATTTATGCGGAACATATAATCAATGTCAGAAACATAGTTGCATTATACGAAAACTTCATAGCTAGATACGCATCCTCAAATTAA